From the Blattabacterium cuenoti genome, one window contains:
- the feoB gene encoding ferrous iron transport protein B yields MKKKMMQRRNIKLALLGNPNVGKTSLFNKLTGLNQKVGNYLGVTVDKKIGYFFYDKINYQIIDLPGTYSIYPSSDSEKVINNLLLENIETPDHIIFVIDSSNLKKSLLLFRQLQDLGFSILLLLNMLDEAKRKGIYIKIKKLKKFLKTEIILIDARKGIGLDIVKKKLKKIRNKKKSSYFFNTNLSLSNHLAIKDVKNNLKIENIYKAWYYLACNKIFLNKNILLDNIKKKYNIISKRLQVKETLNRYEEIKKIFSHTVYVFNKKNNQLEFFRKIDNLFVLHNFWGYVIFSFFLFFIFQSIFFWAETPIKFIELCSSFTQEKLNNTMYSGHLKDFLLQGILPGISTVISFIPQIFILLFFILLMEESGYINRVIFLMDKIMRPFGLNGRSIVPIISAMACSIPAIISSKHIENPRDRLITILMTPFMTCSAKLPIYTLIISSIIPNVKWGFVQLRGIVLMGMYIIGILCSFIIAILLHKYLKKNYDSCFIMELPTYKIPTFKNVFISLWIHIKSFILNTGKIILLVNVLIWVLGTFGPVKDYNDKKKNIFFNIQENELDNSYLGIFGKKLEPIIIPLGYDWKIGIGILSSIVAREVFVSTMNSLYKLEEKENKIEKDIKKNTKLIYSFPTGISLLFFYAFSMQCISTISIIKRETKSWKWPILQFLFMTTLAYIFSFFIYHIFK; encoded by the coding sequence ATGAAAAAAAAGATGATGCAAAGAAGAAATATAAAATTAGCTCTTTTGGGAAATCCTAATGTAGGAAAAACTTCTCTATTTAATAAATTAACTGGATTAAATCAAAAGGTAGGGAACTATTTAGGAGTTACAGTAGATAAAAAAATAGGGTATTTTTTTTATGATAAAATAAATTATCAAATAATAGATTTACCTGGAACTTATAGCATATATCCATCATCTGACAGTGAAAAAGTAATTAATAACTTATTATTAGAAAATATAGAAACTCCAGATCATATTATTTTTGTAATAGATTCGTCAAATTTGAAAAAAAGTTTACTTCTATTCAGACAATTACAAGATTTAGGATTTTCTATTTTGCTCCTATTAAATATGTTAGACGAAGCAAAAAGAAAAGGAATTTACATAAAAATAAAAAAATTAAAAAAGTTTTTAAAAACAGAAATTATTTTAATAGATGCAAGAAAAGGTATTGGTTTAGACATTGTTAAAAAAAAATTAAAAAAAATAAGAAATAAAAAAAAATCATCATATTTTTTTAATACAAATTTATCTTTATCTAATCACCTTGCAATAAAAGATGTAAAAAATAATCTTAAAATAGAAAATATTTACAAAGCTTGGTATTATTTAGCTTGTAATAAAATATTTTTGAATAAAAATATTCTATTGGATAACATTAAGAAAAAATATAACATTATATCTAAACGTTTACAAGTAAAAGAAACTTTAAATAGATATGAAGAGATAAAAAAAATATTTTCCCATACTGTTTATGTATTTAATAAAAAAAATAATCAATTAGAATTTTTTAGAAAAATAGATAATCTTTTTGTTCTACATAATTTTTGGGGATATGTAATTTTTTCCTTTTTTTTATTTTTTATTTTTCAATCTATATTTTTTTGGGCTGAAACTCCTATAAAATTTATTGAATTATGTTCTTCTTTTACACAAGAAAAATTAAATAACACTATGTATTCTGGGCATTTAAAAGATTTTCTTTTACAAGGAATATTACCTGGTATTAGTACAGTTATAAGTTTTATCCCACAAATTTTTATTCTATTATTTTTTATTCTTCTTATGGAAGAAAGTGGATACATAAATCGTGTTATTTTTTTAATGGATAAAATTATGCGGCCATTTGGATTAAATGGTAGAAGTATAGTTCCTATTATTTCAGCTATGGCTTGTTCTATTCCAGCTATAATATCTTCTAAACATATAGAAAATCCAAGAGACCGTTTGATAACAATTTTGATGACTCCTTTTATGACTTGTTCTGCAAAACTTCCTATTTATACTTTAATAATATCTTCAATTATCCCTAATGTAAAATGGGGTTTTGTACAATTGAGAGGGATAGTTTTAATGGGAATGTATATTATAGGAATTTTATGTTCTTTTATTATAGCAATTTTACTTCATAAGTATTTAAAAAAGAATTATGATAGTTGTTTTATTATGGAATTACCTACTTATAAAATACCTACATTTAAAAATGTATTTATAAGTTTATGGATACATATAAAATCTTTTATTTTAAATACAGGAAAAATAATATTATTGGTTAATGTATTAATTTGGGTTTTAGGGACATTTGGTCCAGTAAAAGATTATAATGATAAAAAAAAAAATATATTTTTTAATATACAAGAAAATGAATTAGATAATTCTTATTTGGGAATATTTGGAAAAAAATTAGAACCGATTATAATTCCACTTGGATATGACTGGAAAATAGGAATTGGTATTCTATCCTCTATTGTAGCAAGAGAAGTATTTGTTAGTACCATGAATTCATTATATAAACTTGAAGAAAAAGAAAATAAAATAGAAAAAGATATTAAAAAAAATACTAAACTAATTTATTCATTTCCAACAGGAATTTCTTTATTATTTTTTTATGCATTTTCTATGCAATGTATAAGTACTATTTCTATAATAAAAAGAGAAACAAAATCTTGGAAATGGCCAATTTTACAATTTTTGTTTATGACTACGTTAGCATATATTTTTTCTTTTTTTATTTATCATATATTTAAATAA
- a CDS encoding FeoA family protein, producing MDLYNLKKGEKGIIKGFKHKNIPIKLLELGVLPGVKIEVIFISIFCDPLCISYEQSCLVLRKKEAENILIEPVNEKKDDAKKKYKISSFGKS from the coding sequence TTGGATTTATATAATTTAAAAAAAGGAGAAAAAGGTATTATTAAAGGATTTAAACATAAAAATATACCAATAAAATTATTAGAATTAGGAGTATTACCTGGAGTAAAAATAGAAGTAATTTTTATTTCTATTTTTTGTGATCCATTATGTATAAGTTATGAACAATCTTGTTTAGTTTTACGAAAAAAAGAAGCAGAAAATATTTTAATAGAACCTGTAAATGAAAAAAAAGATGATGCAAAGAAGAAATATAAAATTAGCTCTTTTGGGAAATCCTAA
- a CDS encoding RluA family pseudouridine synthase, which translates to MTEKSIKKIKIIVNETKKSIRIDKYLTKKITKENISRNQIQKFIRLGKILVNKHIVKNNYKIKQYDNIELENSIKIPVLKKNFFEEKNITAEKININIIYEDEDIMIINKPSGIVVHPGYGNEKGTLINGIKYYNYNLSKLHRFGLVHRLDKDTSGLLVFAKNEYTQNFLLKQFYTKTIKRKYIALVWGILQNTKGSITGFIGRDPKNRKRMTILEKNKYIKNARYSITHYKVLEKFKYITYISCKLNTGRTHQIRAHFKYLGHPVFQDSIYNGKKIIKICSSKHIKFFKICYNILKRQALHAISLSFIHPNNKKCVFNCPIPEDIKTIINKLRYFFHSKVPCKRI; encoded by the coding sequence ATGACAGAAAAAAGTATAAAAAAAATTAAAATTATTGTAAATGAAACTAAAAAATCTATTAGAATTGATAAATACCTAACAAAAAAAATTACTAAGGAAAATATTAGTAGAAATCAAATACAAAAATTCATTAGATTAGGAAAAATTTTAGTAAATAAACATATAGTAAAAAATAATTATAAAATAAAACAGTATGACAATATTGAATTGGAAAATTCAATAAAAATACCAGTGTTAAAAAAAAACTTTTTTGAAGAAAAAAATATTACTGCAGAAAAAATAAATATAAATATCATTTATGAAGATGAAGATATAATGATTATAAATAAACCATCTGGAATTGTCGTCCATCCTGGATATGGAAATGAAAAAGGTACTTTAATTAACGGAATTAAATATTACAATTACAATCTATCTAAATTACATAGATTTGGTCTAGTTCATAGATTAGATAAAGATACATCTGGACTGTTAGTTTTTGCTAAAAATGAATATACTCAAAATTTCTTATTGAAACAATTCTATACAAAAACAATTAAAAGAAAATATATTGCTTTAGTATGGGGAATATTACAAAATACAAAAGGATCTATTACTGGTTTTATAGGAAGAGATCCAAAAAATAGAAAAAGAATGACAATTTTAGAAAAAAATAAATACATAAAAAATGCAAGATATTCGATAACTCATTATAAAGTTTTGGAAAAATTTAAGTATATAACATATATTTCTTGTAAATTAAATACAGGTAGAACACATCAAATAAGAGCACATTTTAAATATTTAGGTCATCCTGTTTTTCAAGACTCAATTTACAATGGAAAAAAAATTATTAAAATTTGTTCAAGTAAACATATTAAATTTTTTAAAATTTGTTACAATATCTTGAAAAGACAAGCCTTACATGCTATATCTCTATCTTTTATTCATCCAAATAATAAAAAATGTGTTTTCAATTGTCCTATTCCTGAAGATATAAAAACTATTATTAATAAATTGAGATACTTTTTTCATAGTAAAGTTCCATGTAAAAGAATATAG
- a CDS encoding PASTA domain-containing protein: MKWIDTYTKHGTYVIMPNLRNLTLSRSIYILKKLGLKYDIDKRHYNPNLKNNQIIFFSPEAGNRIKEGRKIYIKVNFTSTKNIVLPSILNKKKNIAIKLLNENKILIRKIIYTTGFSKETVGKVLYKKKQIFPGDLFPYDHEGIILIIGKGYDKNTFESIPNVIGMSLYNATTILKQKSFNIIHFYYDNSSTLKNSNIENIEKVVYRQNPHYGNIYNKSKPIELWLTEKEMLMEKLIQMKYSFKDKKNKEKNFINKDHILIKNIEKNYKNTDLVIEKKLENSVNSIVKQKEKKLENSVNSIVKQKEKKLENSVNSIVKQKEKKLENSVNSIVKQKEKKLENSVNSIVKQKEKKLENSVNSIVKQKEKKLKNYGSSIIKQKEKKLKNYGSSIIKQKEKKLKNYGSSIIKQKEKKLKNYGSSIIKQKEKKLKNYRSSIIKQKEKKLKNYGNSIVRQKEKKLKNYGNSIIKQKEKKLKNYGSSIIKQKEKKLKNYGSSIIKQKEKKLKNYGNSIVRQKEKKLKNYGNSIIKQKEKKLKNYGSSIIKQKEKKLKNYGNSIVRQKEKKLKNYGNSIIKQKEKKLKNYGSSIIKQKEKKLKVYEQNQ; the protein is encoded by the coding sequence TTGAAATGGATTGATACTTATACTAAACATGGAACTTATGTCATTATGCCTAATTTACGTAATTTAACTTTATCAAGATCTATATACATTTTGAAAAAATTAGGTTTAAAATATGATATAGATAAACGTCATTACAATCCAAATTTAAAAAACAATCAGATTATTTTTTTTTCACCGGAAGCTGGAAATAGAATTAAAGAAGGAAGAAAAATATATATAAAAGTAAATTTTACTTCTACAAAAAACATTGTATTACCTAGTATTTTAAATAAGAAAAAGAACATAGCTATAAAATTACTTAATGAAAATAAGATTTTAATTAGGAAAATTATATATACTACTGGATTTTCCAAAGAAACAGTAGGTAAGGTTTTGTATAAAAAAAAACAAATTTTTCCAGGGGACCTATTCCCATATGATCATGAAGGTATTATTTTAATAATTGGAAAAGGATATGATAAAAACACATTTGAATCAATTCCAAATGTTATTGGAATGTCTTTATACAATGCAACTACTATTTTAAAACAAAAATCATTTAATATTATTCATTTTTATTATGATAACTCTTCAACATTGAAGAATTCTAATATAGAAAATATAGAAAAAGTAGTATATCGTCAAAATCCACATTATGGAAATATATATAACAAAAGTAAACCAATTGAATTATGGTTAACTGAAAAAGAAATGTTAATGGAAAAATTAATACAAATGAAATATTCCTTTAAAGATAAAAAAAATAAAGAAAAAAATTTTATTAATAAAGATCATATTTTAATTAAAAATATTGAAAAAAACTATAAAAATACTGATTTAGTTATAGAAAAGAAATTAGAAAATTCTGTTAACTCTATAGTAAAACAAAAAGAAAAGAAATTAGAAAATTCTGTTAACTCTATAGTAAAACAAAAAGAAAAGAAATTAGAAAATTCTGTTAACTCTATAGTAAAACAAAAAGAAAAGAAATTAGAAAATTCTGTTAACTCTATAGTAAAACAAAAAGAAAAGAAATTAGAAAATTCTGTTAACTCTATAGTAAAACAAAAAGAAAAGAAATTAGAAAATTCTGTTAACTCTATAGTAAAACAAAAAGAAAAGAAATTAAAAAACTATGGAAGTTCTATAATAAAACAAAAAGAAAAGAAATTAAAAAACTATGGAAGTTCTATAATAAAACAAAAAGAAAAGAAATTAAAAAACTATGGAAGTTCTATAATAAAACAAAAAGAAAAGAAATTAAAAAACTATGGAAGTTCTATAATAAAACAAAAAGAAAAGAAATTAAAAAACTATAGAAGTTCTATAATAAAACAAAAAGAAAAGAAATTAAAAAATTATGGAAACTCTATAGTAAGACAAAAAGAAAAGAAATTAAAAAATTATGGAAACTCTATAATAAAACAAAAAGAAAAGAAATTAAAAAACTATGGAAGTTCTATAATAAAACAAAAAGAAAAGAAATTAAAAAACTATGGAAGTTCTATAATAAAACAAAAAGAAAAGAAATTAAAAAATTATGGAAACTCTATAGTAAGACAAAAAGAAAAGAAATTAAAAAATTATGGAAACTCTATAATAAAACAAAAAGAAAAGAAATTAAAAAACTATGGAAGTTCTATAATAAAACAAAAAGAAAAGAAATTAAAAAATTATGGAAACTCTATAGTAAGACAAAAAGAAAAGAAATTAAAAAATTATGGAAACTCTATAATAAAACAAAAAGAAAAGAAATTAAAAAACTATGGAAGTTCTATAATAAAACAAAAAGAAAAGAAATTAAAAGTATATGAACAAAATCAATAA
- the mgtE gene encoding magnesium transporter: MFNDRKDYFLNKKFLNNQNVNVLIKIIHKNPKYVLKIFRLLNLYKSISVFRIIDLPIKKKIIEDLPYTEKMELLNKLSVDDRVSFLENLPNHSLKDLIKYLNPEEKKKTLVSLGYPENSVGRLMIPHYLAVQKNWRVQRVFNYIRKEIKNSDFIEIIYVIDKNGKLIGDIKIKEFLLVDPNTMVCSLMDKQHTSVLKVTDTEEKATQIFSINNRLSLPVVDNQNYLLGIVTIDDILWVLNENYREDFQKIGGMEVLNQSYLNVPLYKLIKKRARWLILLFIGEMFTTTVMQQFTSVIEKAIVLSLFIPLVVSSGGNSGSQAASLIIQAMALGEVKVKDWWRVMKREIICGFFLGSILGITGFLRIITWHSTRLFDYGPHWILVGFTIFFSLIGVVLWGTFSGSMLPFIIKKFNGDPATSSAPFVATIVDVIGLIIYFSMSYILLHGTLL; this comes from the coding sequence ATGTTTAATGATCGTAAAGATTATTTTTTAAATAAAAAATTTTTAAATAATCAGAATGTAAATGTATTAATAAAAATCATTCATAAAAATCCTAAATATGTATTAAAAATATTTAGGCTATTAAACTTGTATAAATCTATTTCTGTATTCAGAATTATAGATCTTCCTATTAAAAAAAAAATTATAGAAGATTTACCTTATACTGAAAAAATGGAATTGTTAAATAAATTATCAGTAGATGATAGAGTTTCTTTTTTAGAAAACCTACCAAATCATTCTTTAAAAGATTTAATTAAATATTTAAATCCAGAAGAAAAAAAGAAAACTTTGGTTTCGTTGGGTTATCCTGAAAATAGTGTAGGTAGATTGATGATTCCACATTATTTGGCAGTGCAGAAAAATTGGAGAGTACAAAGGGTATTTAACTATATACGAAAAGAAATAAAAAATAGTGATTTTATAGAAATTATTTATGTTATAGATAAAAATGGGAAATTGATAGGAGATATAAAAATAAAAGAGTTTTTATTAGTTGATCCAAATACTATGGTATGTTCTTTAATGGATAAGCAACATACTTCAGTTTTAAAAGTAACTGATACAGAAGAAAAGGCAACTCAAATATTTTCTATTAATAATAGATTGTCACTTCCAGTAGTAGATAATCAAAATTATTTACTTGGAATAGTTACAATAGATGATATTTTATGGGTTTTAAATGAAAATTATAGAGAGGATTTTCAAAAAATAGGAGGTATGGAAGTTCTAAATCAATCCTATCTTAACGTTCCTTTGTATAAATTAATAAAAAAAAGAGCAAGATGGTTAATTTTATTATTTATAGGTGAGATGTTCACTACTACAGTAATGCAGCAATTTACCAGTGTAATAGAAAAAGCAATAGTTCTTTCTTTATTTATTCCATTAGTAGTTTCTAGTGGAGGAAATAGTGGATCTCAAGCCGCTAGTTTGATTATTCAAGCTATGGCTTTAGGAGAAGTTAAAGTAAAAGATTGGTGGAGAGTAATGAAAAGAGAAATTATTTGTGGATTTTTTTTAGGAAGTATATTAGGAATTACAGGGTTTCTTCGTATTATAACTTGGCATAGTACTAGATTATTTGATTATGGGCCACATTGGATTTTGGTTGGATTTACTATTTTTTTTTCTCTTATTGGAGTAGTTTTATGGGGAACATTTAGTGGTTCAATGTTACCATTTATTATTAAAAAATTTAATGGGGATCCTGCTACTTCATCTGCACCTTTTGTCGCAACAATAGTTGATGTTATTGGCCTAATAATATATTTTTCTATGTCCTATATTCTTTTACATGGAACTTTACTATGA
- a CDS encoding D-alanine--D-alanine ligase, with product MKNIAVVMGGYSKESSISLESGKMVYDNLCRKCFIPYCVYLFKDKWFMKNKENKKFFIDKHDFSVFVNENSRINFDCIFNAIHGSPGEDGMLQSYFDLLKIPYTGCNFHQANITFNKKYCLSLLKYLGINTAKSFFLNKNQTFCKKEILNSIGIPFFVKPSRSGSSFGITKIYKEDDFDKALSTAFKEDNEIIIESFLSGREVSVGVFSFRNEIVVLPITEIISKNDFFDFESKYSGKSKEITPANFPLNIEVKIKNTAIKVYKYLNLYGISRSEFIIVDEIPYFLEINTVPGLSKESIFPKQLKTAGISLSDFFHDFIDSSIKKCLYNLQ from the coding sequence ATGAAAAATATTGCAGTAGTTATGGGTGGATATTCTAAGGAATCTTCTATTTCATTAGAAAGTGGAAAAATGGTTTATGATAATTTATGTAGAAAATGTTTTATTCCATATTGTGTTTATCTTTTCAAAGATAAATGGTTTATGAAAAATAAAGAAAATAAAAAATTTTTTATAGATAAACATGATTTTTCTGTTTTTGTAAATGAAAATAGTCGTATAAATTTTGATTGTATTTTTAATGCAATACATGGGTCTCCAGGAGAGGATGGGATGTTACAGTCATATTTTGATTTATTAAAAATACCGTATACAGGATGTAATTTTCATCAAGCAAACATAACTTTTAATAAAAAATATTGTTTATCATTATTAAAATATTTAGGAATAAATACAGCTAAATCTTTTTTTTTAAACAAAAATCAAACTTTTTGTAAAAAAGAAATATTAAATAGTATTGGAATCCCTTTTTTTGTAAAACCTAGTAGATCTGGTTCTAGTTTTGGAATTACAAAAATTTATAAGGAAGATGATTTTGATAAAGCATTATCTACAGCATTCAAAGAAGATAATGAAATTATAATAGAATCTTTTTTATCAGGTAGAGAAGTATCTGTTGGAGTATTTTCATTTAGAAATGAAATAGTTGTTCTTCCAATAACAGAAATAATTAGTAAAAATGATTTTTTTGATTTTGAATCTAAATATTCAGGTAAATCTAAGGAGATAACTCCCGCAAATTTTCCACTTAACATTGAAGTTAAAATAAAAAATACTGCTATAAAAGTATACAAATATTTGAATTTATACGGAATTTCCAGGTCAGAATTTATTATTGTTGATGAAATACCATATTTTTTAGAAATTAATACAGTACCTGGCCTTTCTAAAGAAAGTATTTTTCCAAAACAGTTGAAAACTGCTGGAATATCTTTATCCGATTTTTTTCATGATTTTATAGATTCTTCTATAAAAAAATGTCTTTATAATTTACAATGA